CTATTTGTTCTTTGTTTTCAAAAATTTCTTCCAAACTATCGTTGTATGTAGCAAACTCGTCAAGTTTTTCAAGAAGTTCCTTCTTAATGTCACCGTTTATTTGTGTGGCTCTTTTCGCAATAATTGAAATAGCCTCATAAATATTTTCTGTTGGAGCATCAATTAAGTTTTTGTCTAAAGTAACTGTATTGATGGGTGCGTCTGAATTTTTAATATCCATAGTAAAATTAATTAAATAGTGGGTTCTGTTTCTAAAGGTATCAACTTGCTCTCTATATCCTGATAATATTCTAAAGCCTGGGGAGCCACGTCTGAATCTTTATAGTATTTTATAAAATTATTATAATGTCCTTTTGCATCGCGTAAACGTTCTTGTACCAAAACAGGAATACTGTTTATGGCCAATTTATAAGCAGAAACAAACCTTCCGAAAAAGGCGTCCTTTCTGTAAATAGAACCTGGATTATCTGTTATAAAATTGTCAAAAGCTTCAATTGCCGCTTTGTAATCTTCAACGCGCAGGTATTGTTTCGCAACTTCAAATTCTTTCTTCTCCAACTTCGTTCTTAACTCTGCCACCAATGTATTGGCCTCTGCTCGTTTTTCAGAATTTGGATATTCGTTTATAAATTCCTGCAATTTTTCCAACCCTTTATAAGTATCTTTTTGATCCAAAGAGTATCTCGGAGAAAGCTGGTAAAAGCTTTTCGCAGATTTAAATGAGGCAGTTTCTATACTATCGCTCATTGGGTACGCCTGGGTAAATCTTTCAAATTGATAGCCAGCAAGATAGTAATCTTCTAAATTGTAGTACGTATTGGCATACATATACATTAGTTTCTCGCCCTGTGGCTTACCTCTGTATGCGGGCACTAACTGCTCCATCATTTTTAGCCCCTTTTTGTATTTACCTATTCTGTAAAGCGAATCGGCATA
This region of Aequorivita marisscotiae genomic DNA includes:
- a CDS encoding DNA-directed RNA polymerase subunit omega encodes the protein MDIKNSDAPINTVTLDKNLIDAPTENIYEAISIIAKRATQINGDIKKELLEKLDEFATYNDSLEEIFENKEQIEVSKFYERLPKPHALAVQEWLENKIYYRNTADEVVEE
- a CDS encoding outer membrane protein assembly factor BamD; the encoded protein is MRLPLFLILCLTILLSSCSEYQEVLRKDDMSKKYVYADSLYRIGKYKKGLKMMEQLVPAYRGKPQGEKLMYMYANTYYNLEDYYLAGYQFERFTQAYPMSDSIETASFKSAKSFYQLSPRYSLDQKDTYKGLEKLQEFINEYPNSEKRAEANTLVAELRTKLEKKEFEVAKQYLRVEDYKAAIEAFDNFITDNPGSIYRKDAFFGRFVSAYKLAINSIPVLVQERLRDAKGHYNNFIKYYKDSDVAPQALEYYQDIESKLIPLETEPTI